A region from the Phycisphaeraceae bacterium genome encodes:
- a CDS encoding RNA-binding protein, with translation MGKKLYVGNLSYKVSSSDLELLLSQFGKVESAEVIQDRETGRSKGFGFVEMSTDEEAQAAIAALSGKEHDGRALTINEARPREPRGGGFGGGGGGGRGGYGGGRGGGGGGSRGYGNDRGGGRDRY, from the coding sequence ATGGGCAAGAAGTTGTACGTCGGGAATCTGTCATACAAGGTTTCGAGTTCTGACCTCGAACTGCTGTTGTCGCAGTTCGGCAAGGTTGAGAGCGCTGAGGTCATTCAGGACCGCGAGACCGGTCGGAGCAAAGGCTTCGGCTTTGTGGAAATGAGCACGGACGAGGAAGCGCAAGCCGCAATCGCCGCGCTGTCAGGCAAGGAGCACGATGGCCGCGCTCTGACCATCAACGAAGCACGTCCGCGTGAACCGCGGGGCGGCGGGTTTGGTGGCGGTGGCGGCGGCGGTCGTGGCGGCTACGGCGGCGGTCGTGGGGGTGGCGGCGGCGGCAGCCGCGGCTACGGTAACGATCGCGGCGGCGGTCGTGATCGGTATTGA
- a CDS encoding 2-C-methyl-D-erythritol 4-phosphate cytidylyltransferase, with protein sequence MKISVILPAAGLGKRFADAEGRNKIELDLAGKPVFLRALELFLNRPTVGQIILAVNPDALEDFQFRWGDKLAFHGVTIVAGGRVERWETVLRALAAVRDGCTHAAIHDAARPLTSAALIDRVFEAATRYPAVIPGLPVASTLKRLADMTSPSDADPLDTILGSAGAKKIEVKQVVATVDRADLVEVQTPQIFELSLLRRAYEPLVSGKRDGRGITDDAGLVEALGETVHVVAGESTNLKITRPEDLKLAQAYIAANEQKTVSAVAKKRLFKDEDD encoded by the coding sequence ATGAAGATCTCAGTGATACTTCCCGCAGCGGGTCTGGGTAAGCGTTTCGCCGACGCGGAAGGTCGGAATAAGATCGAGCTGGACCTCGCGGGTAAGCCGGTGTTTCTTCGCGCTCTGGAGTTGTTTCTCAATCGTCCAACAGTAGGGCAGATCATTCTTGCAGTGAACCCGGATGCTCTGGAAGACTTCCAGTTCAGGTGGGGTGACAAGCTGGCTTTTCATGGCGTGACGATCGTGGCTGGCGGGCGGGTGGAGCGATGGGAAACAGTGCTGCGAGCTCTGGCTGCTGTCCGAGATGGCTGTACCCATGCTGCGATTCACGATGCGGCTCGACCGCTGACCAGCGCAGCACTGATCGACCGCGTGTTCGAGGCTGCGACCAGGTATCCAGCGGTGATCCCCGGCCTGCCAGTGGCCTCGACACTCAAACGCCTCGCGGATATGACATCGCCCTCCGACGCAGACCCGCTCGATACGATCCTTGGCAGCGCAGGGGCGAAAAAAATCGAAGTCAAACAAGTGGTCGCAACGGTCGATCGTGCGGATCTGGTTGAGGTTCAGACACCACAGATTTTTGAGCTCAGCTTGCTCAGGCGTGCGTATGAACCGCTGGTCTCCGGCAAGCGCGACGGCAGGGGCATCACCGACGATGCCGGCCTCGTAGAAGCTCTGGGCGAGACGGTCCATGTGGTGGCGGGGGAGTCCACGAATCTGAAAATCACACGACCTGAAGATCTCAAGCTCGCCCAAGCCTACATCGCCGCCAATGAACAGAAAACCGTCTCAGCCGTGGCGAAAAAGCGGTTATTCAAAGATGAAGACGATTAA
- the sppA gene encoding signal peptide peptidase SppA: MLTQIRRVGFLSGLVVLMMGWPTWAKETAPAPKSPVSATQPAEAEVSTPRVGWIDLTGPIPDAPPGLAWVTEADADPSLRHLTRQIRRIADDKKYAGLVICLDEPELELSQIDELTEAISHVRHAGKKVVFFAEQYDLRSYLLACAGDRILLLPKGQIELAGLSMEEIYLTGLLEKLGVKADFIQVGKYKGAAEPLTRVGPSAEWSENIDRVLDDLYQNIVSRISTGRGMTADEVEKAFADCWTMSDEQYVERKLVDALSEHTLTDETEKIFGAAFVWEDMLEASAPAQTAGNPFALLQLLMQENKVKTKRATIAVINASGPISSGDSVRSEGAGLLGSESIGSRTLEQTFDEAAADPNIKGIVLRINSPGGSALASEVIWQAMRAAADEKPVWVSVGPMAASGGYYLACAGEKIYVGPDSLIGSIGVVGGKITLGGLYEKIGLSVHRRSRGPMGDMFNSVEPFTPAQIKSLESAFRRTYDQFVQRVKAGRGNRVKNMDDVAQGRVFTGRQAVTNGLADRVGGIDTAVRDMAKELNLRPGTYDVVNLPAPMSLSEYLEQFLGGMAMASAPPDQAAVLALAQQLLGTQRWSAIRASMSGMMLMGDEHVLTLMPCVIVVK; encoded by the coding sequence ATGCTTACGCAGATTCGTCGCGTTGGATTCTTGTCGGGTCTTGTGGTCCTGATGATGGGTTGGCCGACGTGGGCGAAAGAAACGGCACCAGCCCCGAAATCGCCGGTCTCTGCAACGCAACCGGCGGAGGCTGAGGTCTCCACCCCTCGTGTCGGATGGATTGATCTGACCGGCCCGATTCCTGACGCACCGCCCGGATTGGCGTGGGTCACCGAGGCCGATGCCGACCCCTCGCTTCGACATCTCACGCGGCAAATACGCCGTATCGCTGACGACAAGAAATATGCCGGCCTGGTGATTTGTCTCGATGAGCCGGAGCTTGAGCTTTCGCAGATCGATGAGTTGACAGAGGCGATCAGCCACGTCCGTCATGCCGGTAAGAAAGTCGTCTTTTTCGCTGAGCAGTACGACCTGCGCAGTTATCTCCTCGCCTGCGCGGGTGATCGGATTTTATTGTTACCCAAAGGTCAGATTGAGTTGGCCGGCCTGAGCATGGAGGAAATCTACCTCACCGGCCTACTGGAAAAGCTCGGAGTAAAGGCGGACTTTATTCAGGTCGGCAAATACAAGGGCGCCGCTGAGCCGCTCACGCGCGTCGGCCCCAGCGCAGAGTGGAGCGAGAATATTGACCGGGTACTGGATGATCTTTACCAAAACATCGTCAGTCGCATTTCGACCGGTCGAGGCATGACTGCGGACGAGGTTGAGAAAGCCTTTGCCGATTGCTGGACGATGAGCGATGAACAATACGTGGAGCGCAAGCTCGTGGATGCGCTGAGCGAACACACGCTGACGGACGAAACGGAAAAAATCTTTGGGGCTGCGTTTGTGTGGGAGGACATGCTGGAAGCGTCAGCGCCTGCCCAGACTGCGGGTAATCCCTTCGCGTTGCTCCAACTCCTGATGCAGGAGAACAAGGTTAAGACCAAGCGTGCGACGATCGCGGTCATCAATGCTTCGGGGCCGATCAGCAGCGGAGACAGTGTCAGATCGGAAGGGGCAGGTCTTTTGGGTAGTGAAAGCATCGGCAGCAGAACGCTGGAACAGACCTTCGACGAAGCCGCCGCTGATCCGAATATCAAGGGCATTGTGCTGCGGATTAATTCTCCCGGCGGCTCGGCACTGGCGAGTGAAGTGATCTGGCAGGCGATGCGCGCTGCTGCTGATGAAAAGCCCGTGTGGGTTAGCGTTGGCCCTATGGCGGCCAGCGGCGGCTACTACCTCGCCTGTGCCGGCGAAAAAATCTACGTCGGGCCTGACAGCCTCATCGGTTCCATCGGTGTTGTCGGCGGGAAGATCACCCTCGGCGGACTCTATGAAAAGATCGGACTCAGCGTCCACCGGCGGTCACGCGGGCCGATGGGGGATATGTTCAACAGCGTCGAGCCTTTCACCCCCGCACAGATCAAGTCCCTCGAGTCAGCGTTCAGGCGAACGTATGACCAGTTCGTTCAGCGGGTCAAGGCTGGCCGGGGGAATCGTGTCAAAAATATGGATGACGTGGCACAGGGCAGAGTCTTCACCGGACGACAAGCTGTGACCAATGGCCTGGCGGACCGCGTCGGTGGAATCGACACCGCGGTGCGTGACATGGCAAAGGAGTTGAACCTCCGCCCCGGCACGTACGACGTGGTCAACCTTCCCGCTCCGATGTCGCTTTCCGAATATCTGGAACAGTTCCTTGGCGGCATGGCGATGGCGTCGGCTCCGCCCGATCAGGCAGCGGTGCTCGCGCTGGCTCAGCAACTTCTGGGTACGCAACGATGGTCGGCGATCCGCGCATCCATGTCGGGGATGATGTTGATGGGAGATGAGCACGTGCTGACCCTGATGCCTTGCGTCATCGTGGTCAAGTGA